A single genomic interval of Euwallacea similis isolate ESF13 chromosome 2, ESF131.1, whole genome shotgun sequence harbors:
- the LOC136419266 gene encoding platelet-activating factor acetylhydrolase IB subunit alpha1-like, translating to MNPCIIPTPAQDVVGDGRWMSMHNRYVQQAKTSEPEVVLIGDSIIQQLQFSSLWTEKLSSLHCLNFGIGGDRVENVLWRIKNEEFDFHSIVKAVVLFVGTNNTDCTPHEIFEGILEIVKEIKYRLRNVIIVIPTLLPRGQFPNPYRERNDHVNTFLVDKFSNEANKDDLTENVYVVKIHENIVENDQTISHHIMHDYLHLTNNGYTRTFGKVYEKLCELLKVEIDVA from the exons ATGAATCCCTGCATTATTCCAACGCCTGCTCAAGATGTTGTTGGGGATGGACGGTGGATGTCCATG cACAACAGGTACGTGCAACAGGCCAAAACCAGCGAACCAGAAGTGGTCCTAATCGGCGATAGCATAATTCAACAATTGCAGTTTAGCTCTCTGTGGACTGAAAAACTCAGTTCCTTGCATTGCTTGAATTTCGGTATTGGGGGCGACAG GGTGGAAAATGTGCTCTGGAGAATTAAAAACGAGGAATTCGATTTTCATTCTATAGTGAAGGCTGTGGTTCTTTTCGTGGGGACTAATAATACTGATTGCACCCCCCATGAGATTTTCGAGGGCATTTTGGAGATTGTCAAAGAAATAAAGTATCGTTTAAGGAATGTTATTATCGTTATACCT acgTTACTTCCAAGAGGTCAATTCCCGAATCCTTACAGGGAACGAAACGACCACGTCAACACATTCTTAGtagacaaattttcaaacgaaGCCAATAAGGATGATCTCACAGAGAACGTATACGTGGTCAAAATCCATGAGAATATAGTGGAAAACGATCAGACTATAAGCCACCATATAATGCATGACTATTTGCATTTAACCAACAACGGATACACCAGAACCTTTGGAAAGGTGTATGAGAAGCTGTGCGAATTGCTCAAAGTGGAGATCGATGTCGCCTGA